In one Nostoc sp. KVJ3 genomic region, the following are encoded:
- a CDS encoding tetratricopeptide repeat protein, translated as MIIDIYNWQNQAEQYFIQEKYSQAAQLYEQAIEIEPNAISYYWHLGLLLLLQGQEAEAQMTWMLPMTEADEEQLQAWTNELLQILQIEAQRRERLAEYSLAWLIRQHIREINPSDINNLLEIILLSIKLDKLEEIDDLNEWGLIESLNAKENIEINAELLIQVLKEFLNTVPLHPINLNLIEASLPYFCDTHQCFCILLPAAIQLGHTLRQPLLAASVLELHLRLEPDNVEILRHLATFYQDARNYSQGIETARLCYSLSEGLADKIFALHLLLRGLMSAGGYWQEICTTCQELETVYKQFIEAQPILLEEGRILRLITPAFAIPHIKDTPAEFRAIHNKIAEIFNNDIQALAQSQQKNYTHNFIKNQSLIHNAKKLKIGYISYALRNHSVGWLARWLFEHHDRDKFDIYTYFVNYKLIDDFLQNWYVQKGGNAHKLGINGLEIADQIYQDEIDILIDLDSITLDITSEVMALKPAPIQVTWLGWDASGIPAIDYFIADPYVLPDDAQNYYTEKIWRLPQTYIAVDGFEVGVPTLRRDDLDIPIDAVVYLSAQRGYKRHPETTRWQMQIIKQVPNSYFLIKGLAEEETIKRFFYQIAEEEGVDCSRLRFLPIVYLESVHRANLGIADIVLDTFPYNGATTTLETLWMGIPLVTRVGEQFAARNSYTMMMNAGITEGIAWTDEEYIEWGVRLGKDETLRQQVGLKLKASRQTAPLWNGKQFTREMEKAYEQMWQRYIEAK; from the coding sequence ATGATTATTGATATATATAATTGGCAAAATCAAGCTGAACAATACTTCATTCAAGAAAAATATTCACAAGCAGCACAGTTATATGAACAAGCAATAGAAATAGAACCAAATGCTATTTCTTATTATTGGCACTTAGGGTTACTATTGCTATTACAAGGGCAAGAAGCAGAAGCTCAAATGACTTGGATGCTGCCAATGACAGAGGCAGATGAAGAACAGCTACAAGCTTGGACAAATGAACTACTTCAAATTTTGCAAATAGAAGCACAAAGGCGTGAAAGACTAGCGGAATATTCTTTAGCTTGGTTAATTCGTCAGCATATACGAGAAATTAATCCTAGTGATATAAATAATTTGCTTGAAATTATCCTCCTTTCTATCAAATTAGACAAATTGGAAGAGATTGATGATTTGAATGAGTGGGGTTTAATTGAAAGTTTAAACGCCAAAGAAAATATAGAAATTAATGCCGAATTATTAATCCAAGTTTTAAAAGAATTTTTAAATACCGTTCCTTTACATCCAATTAATCTAAACTTAATAGAAGCTAGTCTTCCTTATTTCTGTGATACTCATCAATGCTTCTGTATACTGCTTCCTGCTGCTATCCAACTTGGTCATACTTTGCGGCAGCCTTTACTAGCGGCATCTGTGCTAGAATTGCACTTACGATTGGAACCAGATAATGTAGAGATTTTGCGGCACTTAGCAACTTTTTATCAAGATGCTCGCAATTATTCTCAAGGTATAGAGACAGCTAGGTTGTGTTATTCATTATCAGAAGGTTTGGCTGATAAAATTTTTGCGCTCCATCTGTTGCTAAGAGGTTTAATGTCAGCAGGGGGATATTGGCAAGAGATATGTACAACTTGCCAAGAATTAGAAACTGTATATAAACAGTTTATTGAAGCTCAACCAATTCTTTTAGAAGAAGGAAGAATATTAAGGTTAATTACACCAGCTTTTGCAATACCTCACATTAAAGATACTCCTGCTGAATTTCGAGCTATTCATAATAAGATAGCTGAAATTTTTAATAATGACATTCAAGCTTTAGCTCAATCACAACAAAAAAACTATACTCATAATTTTATTAAGAATCAATCTTTAATACACAATGCAAAAAAACTAAAGATTGGTTATATATCTTATGCTTTAAGGAATCACTCTGTTGGTTGGTTAGCTCGCTGGTTATTTGAACATCACGATCGAGATAAATTTGATATTTATACCTATTTTGTCAACTATAAATTAATAGATGATTTTCTACAAAATTGGTATGTACAAAAGGGAGGTAATGCTCATAAACTAGGCATAAATGGTCTAGAAATTGCTGACCAGATATATCAAGATGAAATTGATATTTTAATTGATCTTGATAGCATCACTCTAGATATTACAAGTGAAGTCATGGCACTTAAGCCAGCCCCAATTCAAGTTACTTGGCTGGGGTGGGATGCATCAGGTATACCTGCAATTGATTACTTTATTGCAGACCCTTATGTATTACCAGATGACGCACAAAATTACTATACAGAGAAAATTTGGCGATTACCTCAGACTTACATAGCAGTAGATGGTTTTGAAGTTGGTGTACCAACACTCCGCCGCGATGACTTGGATATCCCTATAGATGCCGTTGTATATCTTAGTGCCCAAAGAGGATATAAACGCCATCCAGAAACGACAAGGTGGCAAATGCAAATTATCAAACAAGTACCTAACAGCTACTTTTTGATTAAAGGACTTGCTGAAGAGGAAACAATTAAACGCTTCTTTTACCAAATTGCCGAAGAAGAAGGTGTAGATTGTTCTCGGTTACGGTTTTTACCAATAGTCTATTTAGAGTCAGTTCATCGTGCTAATTTAGGCATTGCTGATATTGTATTAGATACATTCCCCTACAACGGAGCGACAACAACCTTAGAAACATTGTGGATGGGTATCCCCTTGGTGACGCGAGTCGGCGAACAATTTGCGGCTCGTAATAGCTACACCATGATGATGAATGCAGGAATTACAGAAGGCATCGCTTGGACTGATGAAGAATATATTGAGTGGGGTGTCCGTCTGGGGAAAGATGAGACTTTACGCCAGCAGGTGGGTTTGAAGCTGAAAGCATCCCGGCAAACAGCCCCGTTGTGGAATGGCAAGCAATTTACCCGTGAGATGGAGAAGGCTTACGAGCAGATGTGGCAGAGGTATATTGAGGCAAAATAA
- a CDS encoding type IV pilin-like G/H family protein, which translates to MKTELKAKFLQHILNKKNENEGFTLIELLVVIIIIGILSAIALPSFLNQANKAKQSEAKTYTGSMNRAQQAYYLEQNTFTTSIGALGLGIATQTINYTYTAVSGGDASSINNRATVINASAPLKAYVGAVEVTTQQATSEATTVAVLCESNNAMVNGGANASTITIGTTAGAPTCPSSYVSLAK; encoded by the coding sequence ATGAAAACCGAACTAAAAGCAAAATTTCTCCAACACATCCTCAACAAAAAGAACGAAAATGAGGGTTTTACACTCATTGAATTACTAGTAGTAATTATTATCATCGGTATTTTGTCTGCGATCGCTCTGCCTTCTTTCTTGAACCAAGCTAACAAAGCCAAGCAGTCAGAAGCTAAAACTTATACAGGTTCGATGAACCGCGCGCAGCAAGCTTATTACTTAGAACAGAATACATTTACAACTTCAATTGGTGCTTTAGGTCTTGGTATTGCAACACAAACCATAAATTACACATATACGGCTGTTAGTGGTGGAGATGCTAGTTCAATAAACAACCGAGCGACAGTAATAAATGCCAGTGCGCCTCTCAAAGCCTATGTTGGTGCTGTAGAGGTGACAACCCAACAAGCTACCAGTGAAGCTACTACCGTAGCTGTTTTGTGTGAATCTAACAACGCTATGGTTAACGGTGGTGCAAATGCAAGTACCATTACAATTGGCACTACCGCTGGAGCACCTACTTGTCCCAGCAGCTACGTCTCTTTGGCTAAGTAA